One genomic region from Mangifera indica cultivar Alphonso chromosome 17, CATAS_Mindica_2.1, whole genome shotgun sequence encodes:
- the LOC123201018 gene encoding DNA ligase 4 isoform X1 codes for MSKTEQTKVSVLVSLFNWIQKTKPSLKKRSKFRKFLDTFCDSSDYFSALRLILPSLDRERGSYGLKESVLATSLIDALGMSRDSQDAIRLINWRKGAGAANAGNFPLVAAEVLHRRQGMISGGLTIKELNDLLDRLASSENRAEKISVLSTLIKKTNAMEMKWIIMIILKDLKLGISEKSIFHEFHPDAEDLFNVTCDLKLVCDKLKDRSQRHKRQDIEVGKAVRPQLALRVSDAHAAWKKLHGKEVIVECKFDGDRIQIHKNGSEIHYFSRNFLDHSEYGHAMSNIIVQNILVDRCILDGEMLVWDTSLSRFAEFGSNQEIANAARDGLDSDRQLCYVAFDVLYVGDTSVIHQSLKERHELLRKVVKPLKGCLEILVPIGGLNVHCPAGEPCWSLMASNVDDVERFFKETIENRDEGIVLKDLGSKWEPSDRSGKWLKLKPEYIRSGSDLDVLIIGGYYGSGRHGGEVAQFLVALAERAAPNTYPRRFISFCRVGTGLSDDELDTVVTKLKPYFRKYEYPKKAMPSFYEVTNNSKERPDVWIESPEKSVILSITSDIRTIRSEVFAAPYSLRFPRIDRVRYDKPWHECLDVQSFVELVHSSNGTTQKGKDYGAPQDYKSKRVKSSRLGEKKNVSVVPSHFIQTDVSHIKGETLIFSNMVFYFVNVPPTLSLDSLHKMVVENGGTFSMNLNNFVTHCVAAENRGIKYQAAKLHRDIIHNSWVLDCCSQKKLLHLQPRYFLNLSDSSKTKLQEEVDEFSDSFYWDIALSDLKQLLSSIHRSEDPKTVEYYRKKYYPDKCACFRGCCIYFYSLTDILKPDGKVLLELALRRMKLEVSFGGGKVCNNLVNATHLVILSASGTDVNFDSLIKSISTTEKHLLWNKNLHVVGSQWLEDCIEREQKLEEDTYSLKPSGMEDSYSELCQRDLVMKEASSELETLESQNMPSLPSGEANQRGSKTESSRILSLPKTDGKRKRGRPAGASTKKGKMVVNPARRIRACVGKRPSKIYENESDRSDSSSEKEIEEDHEMNEENYENHGLAGTETLETRKSEVLEGLEPSHEGKTSEQEFMEDVREAQECVKASNVETGRTYSGEDREKPETLEVMVDPVQAMLLDMIPCLGVKRAETTSHPIVEDEKPSADGGIGSTKKKKVSYKDVAGELLKDW; via the exons ATGAGCAAGACCGAGCAAACAAAAGTGAGCGTTTTGGTGAGTCTCTTCAACTGGATACAGAAAACTAAACCGTCGCTCAAAAAACGCTCCAAGTTTCGCAAGTTCCTCGACACCTTCTGCGACTCCTCCGATTACTTCAGCGCTTTGCGCCTCATCCTCCCCTCATTGGACCGAGAACGAGGCAGTTATGGCCTCAAGGAGTCAGTGCTTGCCACGAGTCTCATCGACGCCCTCGGCATGTCCAGAGACTCTCAAGACGCAATTCGCCTTATCAATTGGCGCAAAGGAGCCGGAGCCGCCAATGCCGGCAATTTCCCCTTGGTTGCCGCCGAG GTTCTCCATCGTAGGCAAGGAATGATATCTGGTGGACTGACAATTAAGGAATTAAATGATTTGCTTGATCGCTTGGCTTCAAGTGAAAATAG GGCAGAGAAGATTTCAGTTCTATCTACTCTGATTAAGAAGACAAATGCAATGGAAATGAAGTGGATTatcatgataattttaaaag ATCTGAAGTTGGGAATTAGTGAAAAGAGcatttttcatgaatttcaTCCGGATGCTGAAGACTTGTTCAATGTCACATGTGACTTAAAATTAGTTTGTGATAAGCTAAAGGATCGAAGTCAACGACATAAAAGGCAG GACATTGAAGTTGGGAAAGCTGTACGCCCTCAGCTAGCTCTGAGAGTTAGTGATGCACATGCTGCATGGAAAAAG CTTCACGGAAAGGAAGTGATTGTTGAGTGCAAATTTGATGGTGACCgtattcaaattcataaaaatggATCAGAGATACACTACTTCTCAAG GAACTTTCTTGATCACTCTGAATATGGACATGCAATGTCTAACATTATTGTGCAAAATATTTTGGTTGATAG GTGTATACTAGATGGTGAAATGCTGGTCTGGGATACTTCTTTGAGTCGGTTTGCtgagtttggttcaaatcaGGAAATAG CCAATGCAGCAAGAGATGGACTTGACAGTGATCGACAG TTGTGCT ATGTTGCTTTTGATGTTCTTTATGTTGGAGATACTAGTGTCATTCACCAAAGCTTGAAGGAACGACATGAGCTTCTTAGGAAAGTTGTGAAGCCTTTGAAGGGTTGTTTAGAGATTTTAGTACCTATTGGTGGTCTTAATGTTCACTGCCCTGCAG GGGAGCCTTGTTGGTCACTCATGGCTTCAAATGTGGATGATGTTGAGAGATTTTTCAAAGAAACCATTGAAAATAG aGATGAAGGAATTGTATTAAAAGACCTTGGTTCCAAATGGGAACCAAGTGATCGAAGTGGAAAGTGGTTAAAGTTGAAGCCTGAGTACATCAGAAGTGGTTCTGACTTAGATGTTTTAATCATAG GTGGATACTATGGCTCTGGACGTCATGGAGGGGAG GTGGCTCAATTCTTGGTGGCCCTGGCTGAGCGTGCAGCTCCAAATACATATCCTAGGCG ATTTATCTCATTTTGCAGAGTGGGTACTGGTCTTTCAGATGATGAGCTAGATACAGTCGTAACCAAATTGAAGCCTTATTTTAG GAAGTATGAATATCCAAAGAAGGCAATGCCAAGTTTCTATGAAGTTACCAATAACTCAAAAGAGAGACCAGATGTTTGGATTGAAAGCCCTGAAAA ATCAGTTATACTTTCTATAACCAGTGATATCCGTACTATAAGGTCTGAG GTATTTGCTGCACCCTACAGCTTGAGATTTCCACGTATTGACAGAGTGAGATATGACAAGCCTTGGCATGAATGTCTTGATGTGCAGT CATTTGTGGAACTTGTACATTCAAGTAATGGTACCACACAAAAGGGGAAAGATTATGGAGCCCCACAAGATTATAAATCAAAACGTGTCAAGTCATCTAGATTGGGAGAGAAAAAGAACGTATCTGTTGTTCCTTCACATTTCATTCAGACTGATGTTTCCCACATTAAGGGGGAAACcttgatattttcaaatatgGTGTTTT ACTTTGTTAATGTGCCTCCAACCCTTTCTCTTGACTCCTTGCACAAAATGGTTGTGGAGAATGGTGGCACTTTTTCAATGAACCTGAATAACTTTGTTACCCATTGTGTTGCAGCTGAGAACAGAG GGATAAAATACCAGGCAGCAAAGCTTCATAGAGACATTATTCATAACTCTTGGGTCTTGGATTGTTGTTCACAAAAGAAGCTCCTTCATTTACAGCCAAG gTACTTCCTCAACCTCTCTGATTCTTCGAAGACAAAGCTGCAGGAAGAAGTTGATGAATTTTCTGACTCTTTCTACTGGGATATTGCCCTTTCTGACCTCAAACAG cTCTTAAGCAGCATTCATAGATCTGAAGACCCCAAAACTGTTGAGTATTACAGGAAAAAATACTATCCAGACAAATGTGCTTGCTTTCGTGGCTGCTGCATTTACTTCTATTCGTTAACAGATATTTT AAAACCTGATGGCAAAGTCTTGTTGGAACTTGCCCTGAGGCGGATGAAGCTTGAAGTTTCATTTGGTGGTGGCAAAGTTTGCAACAATCTTGTGAATGCTACCCATTTGGTGATCTTGTCAGCATCAGGAACTGATGTGAACTTTGATTCTCTTATAAAAAG CATTAGCACCACAGAAAAACACCTTTTATGGAACAAGAATCTGCATGTTGTTGGATCACAGTGGTTGGAGGACTGCATAGAAAGAGAGCAAAAGTTGGAAGAAGACACTTATAGCTTGAAGCCCAGTGGAATGGAAGATTCATACTCTGAATTGTG CCAACGAGACCTAGTTATGAAAGAAGCCTCTTCTGAATTGGAAACTTTGGAAAGCCAGAATATGCCATCTTTGCCTAGTGGAGAAGCAAATCAGAGAGGAAGCAAAACAGAAAGCTCTAGAATACTGTCCTTGCCAAAGACGGATggcaaaagaaaaagaggaagacCTGCTGGTGCGAGCACTAAGAAAGGGAAAATGGTTGTCAACCCAGCTCGAAGAATAAGGGCATGTGTTGGGAAGAGGCCttctaaaatatatgaaaatgaatcaGACAGAAGTGACTCATCTTCTGAAAAAGAAATTGAGGAAGATCATGAaatgaatgaagagaattatgaaaATCATGGATTGGCTGGCACGGAAACTTTGGAAACCAGAAAGAGTGAAGTTTTAGAAGGTTTAGAACCATCACACGAAGGAAAGACTAGTGAGCAAGAGTTCATGGAAGATGTTAGAGAAGCTCAAGAGTGTGTCAAAGCTTCGAATGTTGAAACGGGTAGAACTTATTCTGGGGAAGACAGGGAAAAGCCTGAAACACTGGAAGTTATGGTCGATCCGGTTCAAGCCATGTTACTGGACATGATTCCATGCCTAGGTGTGAAGAGAGCTGAAACTACATCTCATCCAATTGTTGAAGATGAGAAACCATCTGCAGATGGTGGCATAGGGTCtactaagaaaaagaaagttagcTATAAGGATGTCGCCGGTGAATTGCTCAAGGATTGGTAG
- the LOC123201018 gene encoding DNA ligase 4 isoform X3: MICLIAWLQVKIEKISVLSTLIKKTNAMEMKWIIMIILKDLKLGISEKSIFHEFHPDAEDLFNVTCDLKLVCDKLKDRSQRHKRQDIEVGKAVRPQLALRVSDAHAAWKKLHGKEVIVECKFDGDRIQIHKNGSEIHYFSRNFLDHSEYGHAMSNIIVQNILVDRCILDGEMLVWDTSLSRFAEFGSNQEIANAARDGLDSDRQLCYVAFDVLYVGDTSVIHQSLKERHELLRKVVKPLKGCLEILVPIGGLNVHCPAGEPCWSLMASNVDDVERFFKETIENRDEGIVLKDLGSKWEPSDRSGKWLKLKPEYIRSGSDLDVLIIGGYYGSGRHGGEVAQFLVALAERAAPNTYPRRFISFCRVGTGLSDDELDTVVTKLKPYFRKYEYPKKAMPSFYEVTNNSKERPDVWIESPEKSVILSITSDIRTIRSEVFAAPYSLRFPRIDRVRYDKPWHECLDVQSFVELVHSSNGTTQKGKDYGAPQDYKSKRVKSSRLGEKKNVSVVPSHFIQTDVSHIKGETLIFSNMVFYFVNVPPTLSLDSLHKMVVENGGTFSMNLNNFVTHCVAAENRGIKYQAAKLHRDIIHNSWVLDCCSQKKLLHLQPRYFLNLSDSSKTKLQEEVDEFSDSFYWDIALSDLKQLLSSIHRSEDPKTVEYYRKKYYPDKCACFRGCCIYFYSLTDILKPDGKVLLELALRRMKLEVSFGGGKVCNNLVNATHLVILSASGTDVNFDSLIKSISTTEKHLLWNKNLHVVGSQWLEDCIEREQKLEEDTYSLKPSGMEDSYSELCQRDLVMKEASSELETLESQNMPSLPSGEANQRGSKTESSRILSLPKTDGKRKRGRPAGASTKKGKMVVNPARRIRACVGKRPSKIYENESDRSDSSSEKEIEEDHEMNEENYENHGLAGTETLETRKSEVLEGLEPSHEGKTSEQEFMEDVREAQECVKASNVETGRTYSGEDREKPETLEVMVDPVQAMLLDMIPCLGVKRAETTSHPIVEDEKPSADGGIGSTKKKKVSYKDVAGELLKDW, encoded by the exons ATGATTTGCTTGATCGCTTGGCTTCAAGTGAAAATAG AGAAGATTTCAGTTCTATCTACTCTGATTAAGAAGACAAATGCAATGGAAATGAAGTGGATTatcatgataattttaaaag ATCTGAAGTTGGGAATTAGTGAAAAGAGcatttttcatgaatttcaTCCGGATGCTGAAGACTTGTTCAATGTCACATGTGACTTAAAATTAGTTTGTGATAAGCTAAAGGATCGAAGTCAACGACATAAAAGGCAG GACATTGAAGTTGGGAAAGCTGTACGCCCTCAGCTAGCTCTGAGAGTTAGTGATGCACATGCTGCATGGAAAAAG CTTCACGGAAAGGAAGTGATTGTTGAGTGCAAATTTGATGGTGACCgtattcaaattcataaaaatggATCAGAGATACACTACTTCTCAAG GAACTTTCTTGATCACTCTGAATATGGACATGCAATGTCTAACATTATTGTGCAAAATATTTTGGTTGATAG GTGTATACTAGATGGTGAAATGCTGGTCTGGGATACTTCTTTGAGTCGGTTTGCtgagtttggttcaaatcaGGAAATAG CCAATGCAGCAAGAGATGGACTTGACAGTGATCGACAG TTGTGCT ATGTTGCTTTTGATGTTCTTTATGTTGGAGATACTAGTGTCATTCACCAAAGCTTGAAGGAACGACATGAGCTTCTTAGGAAAGTTGTGAAGCCTTTGAAGGGTTGTTTAGAGATTTTAGTACCTATTGGTGGTCTTAATGTTCACTGCCCTGCAG GGGAGCCTTGTTGGTCACTCATGGCTTCAAATGTGGATGATGTTGAGAGATTTTTCAAAGAAACCATTGAAAATAG aGATGAAGGAATTGTATTAAAAGACCTTGGTTCCAAATGGGAACCAAGTGATCGAAGTGGAAAGTGGTTAAAGTTGAAGCCTGAGTACATCAGAAGTGGTTCTGACTTAGATGTTTTAATCATAG GTGGATACTATGGCTCTGGACGTCATGGAGGGGAG GTGGCTCAATTCTTGGTGGCCCTGGCTGAGCGTGCAGCTCCAAATACATATCCTAGGCG ATTTATCTCATTTTGCAGAGTGGGTACTGGTCTTTCAGATGATGAGCTAGATACAGTCGTAACCAAATTGAAGCCTTATTTTAG GAAGTATGAATATCCAAAGAAGGCAATGCCAAGTTTCTATGAAGTTACCAATAACTCAAAAGAGAGACCAGATGTTTGGATTGAAAGCCCTGAAAA ATCAGTTATACTTTCTATAACCAGTGATATCCGTACTATAAGGTCTGAG GTATTTGCTGCACCCTACAGCTTGAGATTTCCACGTATTGACAGAGTGAGATATGACAAGCCTTGGCATGAATGTCTTGATGTGCAGT CATTTGTGGAACTTGTACATTCAAGTAATGGTACCACACAAAAGGGGAAAGATTATGGAGCCCCACAAGATTATAAATCAAAACGTGTCAAGTCATCTAGATTGGGAGAGAAAAAGAACGTATCTGTTGTTCCTTCACATTTCATTCAGACTGATGTTTCCCACATTAAGGGGGAAACcttgatattttcaaatatgGTGTTTT ACTTTGTTAATGTGCCTCCAACCCTTTCTCTTGACTCCTTGCACAAAATGGTTGTGGAGAATGGTGGCACTTTTTCAATGAACCTGAATAACTTTGTTACCCATTGTGTTGCAGCTGAGAACAGAG GGATAAAATACCAGGCAGCAAAGCTTCATAGAGACATTATTCATAACTCTTGGGTCTTGGATTGTTGTTCACAAAAGAAGCTCCTTCATTTACAGCCAAG gTACTTCCTCAACCTCTCTGATTCTTCGAAGACAAAGCTGCAGGAAGAAGTTGATGAATTTTCTGACTCTTTCTACTGGGATATTGCCCTTTCTGACCTCAAACAG cTCTTAAGCAGCATTCATAGATCTGAAGACCCCAAAACTGTTGAGTATTACAGGAAAAAATACTATCCAGACAAATGTGCTTGCTTTCGTGGCTGCTGCATTTACTTCTATTCGTTAACAGATATTTT AAAACCTGATGGCAAAGTCTTGTTGGAACTTGCCCTGAGGCGGATGAAGCTTGAAGTTTCATTTGGTGGTGGCAAAGTTTGCAACAATCTTGTGAATGCTACCCATTTGGTGATCTTGTCAGCATCAGGAACTGATGTGAACTTTGATTCTCTTATAAAAAG CATTAGCACCACAGAAAAACACCTTTTATGGAACAAGAATCTGCATGTTGTTGGATCACAGTGGTTGGAGGACTGCATAGAAAGAGAGCAAAAGTTGGAAGAAGACACTTATAGCTTGAAGCCCAGTGGAATGGAAGATTCATACTCTGAATTGTG CCAACGAGACCTAGTTATGAAAGAAGCCTCTTCTGAATTGGAAACTTTGGAAAGCCAGAATATGCCATCTTTGCCTAGTGGAGAAGCAAATCAGAGAGGAAGCAAAACAGAAAGCTCTAGAATACTGTCCTTGCCAAAGACGGATggcaaaagaaaaagaggaagacCTGCTGGTGCGAGCACTAAGAAAGGGAAAATGGTTGTCAACCCAGCTCGAAGAATAAGGGCATGTGTTGGGAAGAGGCCttctaaaatatatgaaaatgaatcaGACAGAAGTGACTCATCTTCTGAAAAAGAAATTGAGGAAGATCATGAaatgaatgaagagaattatgaaaATCATGGATTGGCTGGCACGGAAACTTTGGAAACCAGAAAGAGTGAAGTTTTAGAAGGTTTAGAACCATCACACGAAGGAAAGACTAGTGAGCAAGAGTTCATGGAAGATGTTAGAGAAGCTCAAGAGTGTGTCAAAGCTTCGAATGTTGAAACGGGTAGAACTTATTCTGGGGAAGACAGGGAAAAGCCTGAAACACTGGAAGTTATGGTCGATCCGGTTCAAGCCATGTTACTGGACATGATTCCATGCCTAGGTGTGAAGAGAGCTGAAACTACATCTCATCCAATTGTTGAAGATGAGAAACCATCTGCAGATGGTGGCATAGGGTCtactaagaaaaagaaagttagcTATAAGGATGTCGCCGGTGAATTGCTCAAGGATTGGTAG
- the LOC123201018 gene encoding DNA ligase 4 isoform X2 → MSLNLLRHSITNFYTEKISVLSTLIKKTNAMEMKWIIMIILKDLKLGISEKSIFHEFHPDAEDLFNVTCDLKLVCDKLKDRSQRHKRQDIEVGKAVRPQLALRVSDAHAAWKKLHGKEVIVECKFDGDRIQIHKNGSEIHYFSRNFLDHSEYGHAMSNIIVQNILVDRCILDGEMLVWDTSLSRFAEFGSNQEIANAARDGLDSDRQLCYVAFDVLYVGDTSVIHQSLKERHELLRKVVKPLKGCLEILVPIGGLNVHCPAGEPCWSLMASNVDDVERFFKETIENRDEGIVLKDLGSKWEPSDRSGKWLKLKPEYIRSGSDLDVLIIGGYYGSGRHGGEVAQFLVALAERAAPNTYPRRFISFCRVGTGLSDDELDTVVTKLKPYFRKYEYPKKAMPSFYEVTNNSKERPDVWIESPEKSVILSITSDIRTIRSEVFAAPYSLRFPRIDRVRYDKPWHECLDVQSFVELVHSSNGTTQKGKDYGAPQDYKSKRVKSSRLGEKKNVSVVPSHFIQTDVSHIKGETLIFSNMVFYFVNVPPTLSLDSLHKMVVENGGTFSMNLNNFVTHCVAAENRGIKYQAAKLHRDIIHNSWVLDCCSQKKLLHLQPRYFLNLSDSSKTKLQEEVDEFSDSFYWDIALSDLKQLLSSIHRSEDPKTVEYYRKKYYPDKCACFRGCCIYFYSLTDILKPDGKVLLELALRRMKLEVSFGGGKVCNNLVNATHLVILSASGTDVNFDSLIKSISTTEKHLLWNKNLHVVGSQWLEDCIEREQKLEEDTYSLKPSGMEDSYSELCQRDLVMKEASSELETLESQNMPSLPSGEANQRGSKTESSRILSLPKTDGKRKRGRPAGASTKKGKMVVNPARRIRACVGKRPSKIYENESDRSDSSSEKEIEEDHEMNEENYENHGLAGTETLETRKSEVLEGLEPSHEGKTSEQEFMEDVREAQECVKASNVETGRTYSGEDREKPETLEVMVDPVQAMLLDMIPCLGVKRAETTSHPIVEDEKPSADGGIGSTKKKKVSYKDVAGELLKDW, encoded by the exons atgtctttaaatttGCTGAGGCATTCAATCACCAATTTTTATACAg AGAAGATTTCAGTTCTATCTACTCTGATTAAGAAGACAAATGCAATGGAAATGAAGTGGATTatcatgataattttaaaag ATCTGAAGTTGGGAATTAGTGAAAAGAGcatttttcatgaatttcaTCCGGATGCTGAAGACTTGTTCAATGTCACATGTGACTTAAAATTAGTTTGTGATAAGCTAAAGGATCGAAGTCAACGACATAAAAGGCAG GACATTGAAGTTGGGAAAGCTGTACGCCCTCAGCTAGCTCTGAGAGTTAGTGATGCACATGCTGCATGGAAAAAG CTTCACGGAAAGGAAGTGATTGTTGAGTGCAAATTTGATGGTGACCgtattcaaattcataaaaatggATCAGAGATACACTACTTCTCAAG GAACTTTCTTGATCACTCTGAATATGGACATGCAATGTCTAACATTATTGTGCAAAATATTTTGGTTGATAG GTGTATACTAGATGGTGAAATGCTGGTCTGGGATACTTCTTTGAGTCGGTTTGCtgagtttggttcaaatcaGGAAATAG CCAATGCAGCAAGAGATGGACTTGACAGTGATCGACAG TTGTGCT ATGTTGCTTTTGATGTTCTTTATGTTGGAGATACTAGTGTCATTCACCAAAGCTTGAAGGAACGACATGAGCTTCTTAGGAAAGTTGTGAAGCCTTTGAAGGGTTGTTTAGAGATTTTAGTACCTATTGGTGGTCTTAATGTTCACTGCCCTGCAG GGGAGCCTTGTTGGTCACTCATGGCTTCAAATGTGGATGATGTTGAGAGATTTTTCAAAGAAACCATTGAAAATAG aGATGAAGGAATTGTATTAAAAGACCTTGGTTCCAAATGGGAACCAAGTGATCGAAGTGGAAAGTGGTTAAAGTTGAAGCCTGAGTACATCAGAAGTGGTTCTGACTTAGATGTTTTAATCATAG GTGGATACTATGGCTCTGGACGTCATGGAGGGGAG GTGGCTCAATTCTTGGTGGCCCTGGCTGAGCGTGCAGCTCCAAATACATATCCTAGGCG ATTTATCTCATTTTGCAGAGTGGGTACTGGTCTTTCAGATGATGAGCTAGATACAGTCGTAACCAAATTGAAGCCTTATTTTAG GAAGTATGAATATCCAAAGAAGGCAATGCCAAGTTTCTATGAAGTTACCAATAACTCAAAAGAGAGACCAGATGTTTGGATTGAAAGCCCTGAAAA ATCAGTTATACTTTCTATAACCAGTGATATCCGTACTATAAGGTCTGAG GTATTTGCTGCACCCTACAGCTTGAGATTTCCACGTATTGACAGAGTGAGATATGACAAGCCTTGGCATGAATGTCTTGATGTGCAGT CATTTGTGGAACTTGTACATTCAAGTAATGGTACCACACAAAAGGGGAAAGATTATGGAGCCCCACAAGATTATAAATCAAAACGTGTCAAGTCATCTAGATTGGGAGAGAAAAAGAACGTATCTGTTGTTCCTTCACATTTCATTCAGACTGATGTTTCCCACATTAAGGGGGAAACcttgatattttcaaatatgGTGTTTT ACTTTGTTAATGTGCCTCCAACCCTTTCTCTTGACTCCTTGCACAAAATGGTTGTGGAGAATGGTGGCACTTTTTCAATGAACCTGAATAACTTTGTTACCCATTGTGTTGCAGCTGAGAACAGAG GGATAAAATACCAGGCAGCAAAGCTTCATAGAGACATTATTCATAACTCTTGGGTCTTGGATTGTTGTTCACAAAAGAAGCTCCTTCATTTACAGCCAAG gTACTTCCTCAACCTCTCTGATTCTTCGAAGACAAAGCTGCAGGAAGAAGTTGATGAATTTTCTGACTCTTTCTACTGGGATATTGCCCTTTCTGACCTCAAACAG cTCTTAAGCAGCATTCATAGATCTGAAGACCCCAAAACTGTTGAGTATTACAGGAAAAAATACTATCCAGACAAATGTGCTTGCTTTCGTGGCTGCTGCATTTACTTCTATTCGTTAACAGATATTTT AAAACCTGATGGCAAAGTCTTGTTGGAACTTGCCCTGAGGCGGATGAAGCTTGAAGTTTCATTTGGTGGTGGCAAAGTTTGCAACAATCTTGTGAATGCTACCCATTTGGTGATCTTGTCAGCATCAGGAACTGATGTGAACTTTGATTCTCTTATAAAAAG CATTAGCACCACAGAAAAACACCTTTTATGGAACAAGAATCTGCATGTTGTTGGATCACAGTGGTTGGAGGACTGCATAGAAAGAGAGCAAAAGTTGGAAGAAGACACTTATAGCTTGAAGCCCAGTGGAATGGAAGATTCATACTCTGAATTGTG CCAACGAGACCTAGTTATGAAAGAAGCCTCTTCTGAATTGGAAACTTTGGAAAGCCAGAATATGCCATCTTTGCCTAGTGGAGAAGCAAATCAGAGAGGAAGCAAAACAGAAAGCTCTAGAATACTGTCCTTGCCAAAGACGGATggcaaaagaaaaagaggaagacCTGCTGGTGCGAGCACTAAGAAAGGGAAAATGGTTGTCAACCCAGCTCGAAGAATAAGGGCATGTGTTGGGAAGAGGCCttctaaaatatatgaaaatgaatcaGACAGAAGTGACTCATCTTCTGAAAAAGAAATTGAGGAAGATCATGAaatgaatgaagagaattatgaaaATCATGGATTGGCTGGCACGGAAACTTTGGAAACCAGAAAGAGTGAAGTTTTAGAAGGTTTAGAACCATCACACGAAGGAAAGACTAGTGAGCAAGAGTTCATGGAAGATGTTAGAGAAGCTCAAGAGTGTGTCAAAGCTTCGAATGTTGAAACGGGTAGAACTTATTCTGGGGAAGACAGGGAAAAGCCTGAAACACTGGAAGTTATGGTCGATCCGGTTCAAGCCATGTTACTGGACATGATTCCATGCCTAGGTGTGAAGAGAGCTGAAACTACATCTCATCCAATTGTTGAAGATGAGAAACCATCTGCAGATGGTGGCATAGGGTCtactaagaaaaagaaagttagcTATAAGGATGTCGCCGGTGAATTGCTCAAGGATTGGTAG